From a region of the [Eubacterium] eligens ATCC 27750 genome:
- a CDS encoding UvrD-helicase domain-containing protein: MIITHIKKTYVIFICLKDVFGKNLPIYTFNNICEQDHSLTLGDEATKVIVNAEGSRDDLSENMRSFLDSLIEKKATKEQTEAITQTEGNIRVASVPGSGKTFVLTYRIAYLITELFVEPSSIVALTFTNKAASQMKHRLWKIKNIHWVGLHLIRSRNMSGQKLNCRLFLRLNKNMILIIQRMPKMFWMP, encoded by the coding sequence ATGATAATAACTCATATTAAGAAGACATATGTTATATTTATATGTCTGAAAGATGTCTTTGGTAAAAATCTTCCAATCTACACATTTAACAATATCTGTGAACAGGACCACTCCTTGACACTTGGTGATGAAGCAACAAAGGTAATTGTAAATGCAGAAGGTTCAAGGGACGATTTATCTGAGAATATGCGTAGTTTCTTGGATTCTCTGATTGAAAAAAAGGCAACGAAGGAACAGACAGAGGCAATAACACAGACAGAAGGCAACATAAGGGTTGCGTCAGTTCCAGGTTCGGGAAAAACATTTGTACTTACATATAGAATAGCATATCTCATAACAGAACTGTTTGTTGAGCCATCATCTATTGTGGCGCTTACATTTACAAACAAGGCAGCTTCGCAGATGAAGCACAGATTATGGAAGATAAAAAATATTCACTGGGTGGGTTTACATTTGATACGCAGCAGGAATATGAGCGGGCAAAAGTTGAATTGCAGGTTATTCTTAAGATTAAACAAAAATATGATATTAATAATCCAGAGGATGCCAAAAATGTTTTGGATGCCGTGA
- a CDS encoding Fic family protein, translated as MTNRAGTFVSNLSGEMAYDSFRPAPLPPNPPIEISGELLTKLIDANKKIATLEGLSSRIPNMGLFVSMYVRKEALLSSQIEGTQCTLEDILNPLIENNTNRDVSDVVNYIRATEFALERLKTLPLCNRLIKETHAVLLESARGQEKNPGEFRYSQNWIGGQGSTLKNARYIPPNPEDMLTAMSDLEKYINSDDTLDPLIQAALIHYQFETTHPFLDGNGRVGRLLITLFLMEKGILSTPALYISYYLKMNRIEYYDRMTQVRRTGDYEQWISFFLQAFADSAEDAIHTIDRLTELHDKNLKLFNALTKRQRTSALKVFAYLESNPIIDIQKTATALEMSYNTVAKVVSILIDDEILEQTDKSGKAKIYSYIEYLNILRKDT; from the coding sequence ATGACAAATAGAGCTGGAACATTTGTAAGTAATCTATCAGGCGAAATGGCTTATGATTCTTTTCGCCCGGCTCCTCTTCCACCCAATCCTCCTATTGAGATATCTGGAGAGCTTCTTACGAAACTTATTGATGCTAATAAGAAAATAGCAACACTTGAAGGATTATCATCTCGTATACCTAACATGGGGCTTTTCGTTTCCATGTATGTTAGAAAAGAAGCACTTCTTTCTTCGCAGATTGAAGGCACACAGTGTACTCTTGAGGATATCTTGAATCCTCTTATTGAAAATAACACTAATAGAGATGTTTCTGATGTTGTCAACTATATTCGTGCAACTGAATTTGCACTTGAGCGACTAAAAACATTGCCTCTGTGCAACCGTTTAATTAAAGAGACTCACGCAGTTCTTTTGGAAAGTGCGCGAGGACAGGAAAAAAATCCTGGGGAATTCCGATATTCGCAAAACTGGATTGGCGGACAGGGAAGTACTCTTAAGAATGCCAGATATATTCCACCAAACCCGGAAGATATGTTAACTGCCATGTCTGATCTTGAAAAATATATAAATAGTGATGATACCCTCGATCCATTGATTCAGGCAGCCTTAATTCACTACCAGTTTGAAACCACACACCCATTTCTTGATGGCAATGGACGTGTAGGACGACTACTCATTACACTTTTCTTGATGGAAAAAGGTATTTTGTCAACTCCGGCACTTTATATTTCATATTACCTAAAGATGAATCGTATAGAATATTATGATCGTATGACTCAGGTACGACGTACTGGTGATTATGAGCAATGGATTTCTTTTTTCCTTCAGGCATTTGCAGATTCTGCGGAGGATGCAATCCATACAATTGACCGACTTACTGAATTACATGATAAAAACTTAAAGTTATTTAATGCTTTAACAAAGAGACAGCGTACCAGTGCCCTTAAAGTATTTGCCTATTTGGAATCTAATCCTATTATTGATATTCAGAAAACTGCTACTGCACTTGAAATGTCGTATAATACTGTGGCAAAGGTAGTTTCCATCCTGATTGATGATGAAATATTGGAGCAAACAGATAAATCGGGAAAGGCTAAGATTTATTCATATATTGAATATCTTAATATCCTTCGTAAGGACACCTAA
- a CDS encoding P-loop NTPase family protein — MEGKFNIWQKCLEIVCFVLILASSIYKGLFCDGDMGVVITLSFVAILLFIIFSIAALFPATWRMTDREKEKISDLKRYQEKYTSIFVIVNLVLSIFMAWLMLVIG, encoded by the coding sequence ATGGAAGGCAAGTTTAATATTTGGCAAAAATGCTTAGAAATTGTATGTTTTGTATTGATTCTGGCATCTAGTATATATAAAGGACTTTTTTGTGATGGAGATATGGGTGTAGTAATTACTTTGTCCTTTGTTGCAATTTTATTATTTATAATTTTTTCAATTGCAGCGTTATTTCCAGCAACATGGAGAATGACTGATCGAGAGAAAGAGAAAATTAGTGATTTAAAACGATACCAAGAGAAATACACTAGTATATTTGTTATTGTAAATTTAGTGTTGAGTATTTTTATGGCTTGGCTAATGTTAGTAATAGGATGA
- the cas2 gene encoding CRISPR-associated endonuclease Cas2 has translation MDKYILKVWRGLRNEITFILSPTEKWGTKTEYTKLKKFLHKDGYLRIAPEVYMRIVQNRKASEKHFRRIEEYAPKTGTVRLLRLTEKQYNNIYLVTGEPDYQEKIVGTNSHIMQKYDL, from the coding sequence ATGGACAAGTACATTTTGAAAGTATGGAGGGGATTACGGAATGAGATTACTTTTATTCTTAGTCCGACAGAGAAATGGGGAACCAAAACAGAGTATACAAAGCTTAAAAAGTTTTTACATAAAGATGGCTATTTGCGAATTGCACCGGAAGTGTATATGCGGATAGTGCAAAACCGGAAAGCATCCGAAAAACATTTCAGACGAATAGAAGAATATGCACCTAAAACCGGAACGGTGAGACTTTTACGCTTAACAGAGAAGCAATATAATAATATATATTTGGTGACGGGTGAACCGGATTATCAAGAAAAAATAGTTGGAACAAATAGTCATATTATGCAAAAATATGATTTGTAA
- a CDS encoding amino acid ABC transporter ATP-binding/permease protein — translation MSENTNTTKRRSAIQIMGSLIGLVKPLLHIMLAAIILGTLGYLCAIFLTILAGQVIMHGLLTGVAGMIVPVDNMWRVFTPVKTIITVMIVIAVLRGILHYVEQYCNHFIAFKLLAIIRHKVFAALRKLCPAKLEGRDKGNLISIITTDIELLEVFYAHTISPIAIATLTSIIMVIFIGRYHWLAGVIALVAYLIVGVVIPMWNGKRGSQKGMEFRTNFGELNSFVLDSLRGLDETIQYGQGEKRKEQMSEHSKNLAGMQESLSKMEGSQRSFTNMVILLASFGMLALTIWLYDKGAMGFEGILTCTIAMMGSFGPVVALSSLSNNLNQTLASGERVLSLLEETPLVEEIPGDVETSGAESMEHEFTGAEAEHVTFAYDNEVILDNYSLKLQPGKITGIHGASGSGKSTLLKLLMRFWDVQDGSVSVDGTDVRKIPTKHLRDMESYVTQETHLFHDSIANNIAIAKPGASREEIMEAAKKASIHDFIMTLPKGYDTEVGELGDTLSGGEKQRIGIARAFLHECPLILLDEPTSNLDSLNEGIILKSLKESAKKKTVVLVSHRVSTMNVADVVYEMENGRIS, via the coding sequence ATGAGTGAAAATACGAATACAACAAAACGCAGAAGTGCCATCCAGATCATGGGAAGTCTGATTGGTCTGGTAAAACCCTTGCTCCATATCATGCTGGCAGCAATCATCCTTGGAACATTGGGTTATTTATGTGCAATCTTCCTGACGATACTGGCAGGACAGGTTATCATGCATGGTCTTCTGACAGGAGTAGCCGGAATGATTGTTCCGGTGGACAATATGTGGCGGGTATTTACTCCAGTAAAAACGATTATTACAGTCATGATCGTAATTGCAGTGCTTCGTGGAATCCTGCATTATGTGGAACAGTATTGTAATCATTTTATCGCATTTAAGTTGTTGGCAATCATCCGTCACAAAGTGTTTGCGGCACTGAGAAAGCTCTGCCCTGCAAAATTGGAAGGACGGGATAAGGGAAATCTGATCTCGATTATTACAACCGATATCGAATTACTGGAAGTGTTCTATGCACATACCATTTCTCCGATTGCGATTGCAACGCTGACCTCAATTATTATGGTGATTTTTATCGGAAGATATCACTGGCTGGCAGGAGTGATTGCTCTGGTAGCTTATCTGATTGTCGGTGTTGTCATCCCGATGTGGAATGGAAAACGTGGAAGCCAGAAGGGAATGGAATTTCGGACAAACTTCGGAGAACTGAACAGTTTTGTTCTGGATTCTTTACGTGGACTGGACGAGACCATCCAGTACGGACAGGGTGAAAAGAGAAAAGAGCAGATGTCTGAGCATTCCAAAAATCTTGCAGGAATGCAGGAGTCATTAAGCAAAATGGAAGGCTCACAGCGTTCATTTACGAACATGGTTATCCTGCTTGCATCTTTTGGAATGCTTGCACTGACGATCTGGCTGTACGACAAAGGTGCGATGGGATTCGAGGGAATCTTAACCTGCACCATCGCAATGATGGGTTCTTTCGGACCGGTAGTAGCATTATCAAGCCTTTCCAATAACCTGAACCAGACACTGGCAAGTGGTGAGCGTGTTCTTTCTCTTCTGGAAGAGACACCGCTTGTGGAAGAAATTCCGGGTGACGTGGAAACTTCCGGTGCAGAGAGCATGGAACATGAATTTACAGGAGCAGAGGCAGAGCATGTAACATTTGCTTATGATAATGAGGTTATTTTAGATAACTATTCACTGAAATTACAGCCGGGTAAAATCACAGGGATTCATGGTGCGAGCGGCTCCGGAAAATCTACGCTCTTAAAACTGCTGATGCGGTTCTGGGATGTGCAGGATGGAAGTGTATCGGTAGACGGTACAGATGTCCGCAAGATTCCGACCAAGCATTTGAGAGATATGGAAAGTTATGTCACACAGGAAACGCACCTGTTCCATGATTCGATTGCAAACAATATCGCAATCGCAAAGCCGGGAGCATCCAGAGAAGAGATTATGGAAGCTGCAAAGAAAGCGTCTATCCACGATTTCATAATGACACTTCCGAAAGGATATGATACAGAAGTCGGAGAACTGGGTGATACGCTGTCCGGTGGTGAAAAACAGAGAATCGGAATTGCAAGAGCATTTCTCCATGAATGCCCTCTGATCCTGCTCGATGAGCCTACATCGAACCTCGACTCTTTAAACGAGGGAATCATTTTAAAATCATTGAAAGAATCGGCCAAGAAGAAAACGGTTGTCCTGGTATCCCACAGAGTATCCACAATGAACGTGGCCGATGTAGTATATGAAATGGAGAACGGCAGAATTTCTTAA
- a CDS encoding iron dependent repressor, metal binding and dimerization domain protein: protein MLRTDRVSPETANHDACRMEHTISEESFQKIQELVKKIKKKIHQRNKWKNNGNAIKSVVRSFVR, encoded by the coding sequence ATTCTTAGAACTGATAGGGTATCTCCAGAAACTGCAAATCATGATGCATGCCGGATGGAACATACAATCAGCGAAGAATCTTTCCAGAAGATTCAGGAACTGGTGAAGAAGATAAAAAAGAAGATTCATCAAAGGAACAAATGGAAAAACAATGGCAATGCCATTAAGTCAGTTGTTCGAAGTTTTGTTCGATAG
- a CDS encoding DUF6033 family protein encodes MSMNVNTTGTVYGSYQNTYKAGTVDKKKETAKTTENDKVKKNVTESIAEKNLSKEAQKMLKDMRGSRTDMDFMVADFENGDNAKDILAQSDKEFTVIFSKEEMEKMASDPKYYAEKMHSIEGALRMSDEINAQFGFERAFGKTNGIENSADTDTKITKFGISFNSDGTTTFFAQLEKTSASQKEYLEKIQEKKAAEKKEAKKKEQLKQIEVKKATVQANSKDELLDKIKNIEWNSIKPEDNKIGGRFDFSI; translated from the coding sequence ATGTCAATGAATGTGAATACAACGGGTACTGTTTATGGAAGTTATCAGAATACCTACAAGGCAGGTACAGTAGATAAGAAAAAAGAAACAGCGAAAACAACAGAAAATGATAAGGTCAAGAAAAATGTGACAGAAAGTATAGCCGAAAAAAATCTAAGTAAAGAGGCACAAAAAATGCTTAAAGATATGCGTGGCTCAAGAACAGATATGGACTTTATGGTTGCAGATTTTGAAAATGGTGATAATGCTAAAGATATTTTAGCACAAAGTGATAAAGAGTTTACGGTTATTTTCTCAAAGGAAGAAATGGAGAAGATGGCATCCGATCCCAAATATTATGCTGAAAAGATGCATAGTATTGAAGGTGCTTTGCGTATGTCGGATGAAATCAATGCTCAGTTTGGATTTGAAAGAGCATTTGGTAAGACAAACGGAATAGAAAACAGTGCAGATACTGATACAAAAATAACAAAGTTTGGTATTTCTTTTAATAGTGATGGAACTACAACATTCTTTGCTCAATTAGAAAAAACATCAGCTAGTCAGAAAGAATATCTTGAAAAAATTCAGGAAAAGAAAGCTGCGGAGAAGAAAGAGGCGAAGAAAAAGGAACAATTAAAGCAAATTGAAGTAAAAAAAGCTACTGTTCAAGCAAATTCAAAAGATGAACTTTTGGATAAAATTAAAAATATTGAATGGAATTCTATCAAACCAGAGGATAATAAAATCGGTGGAAGATTTGATTTTTCAATTTAG
- a CDS encoding ATP-binding protein gives MIKREIYMSRIRPFIGNELIKVLTGIRRSGKSVMLSLIQEELAQNGVQPEQFISLNFENMSNAHLCTAVALHDEILRRTKEISGKVYLFFDEIQEVADWEKCINSFRVELDCDIYITGSNAKLLSGELATYLAGRYVEFVIYPFSFREFMELYHTVYEGADERQCFTKYLTLGGMPYLSNLRYDDAASRQYLRDLFNSVELKDIIKRNNIRDVDMLERIIAYITSNIGTTFSSTAISKYLKSEGRSVSPETVLNYIKACTDAFLFYQVKRQDLQGKKILTVNEKYYVADHGVREAVYGGNMKDINLVLENVVYMELLRRGYSVTVGKVSDKEIDFVCEDHGKKLYVQVSYLLASEETIQREFGAFAGVRDNFPKYVVTMDELDMSRDGIKHRNIRDFLLAEEWN, from the coding sequence ATGATTAAACGAGAAATTTATATGAGCCGTATCCGTCCTTTTATCGGAAATGAGCTGATAAAGGTTCTGACAGGGATTCGCCGTAGTGGAAAATCTGTCATGCTGAGCCTGATCCAAGAGGAACTTGCCCAAAACGGGGTCCAACCAGAACAGTTTATTTCCCTGAATTTTGAGAACATGAGCAATGCACACCTTTGTACGGCTGTTGCATTGCATGATGAAATCCTTCGCAGAACAAAAGAAATCAGCGGCAAGGTTTATCTGTTCTTCGACGAAATCCAAGAGGTGGCTGATTGGGAAAAATGTATCAACTCTTTCCGGGTGGAGCTGGATTGTGATATATACATTACCGGTTCCAACGCCAAGCTGCTTTCCGGTGAGCTTGCCACTTATCTTGCCGGACGGTATGTGGAGTTCGTGATTTACCCGTTTTCATTCAGAGAGTTTATGGAGCTGTATCACACCGTTTACGAAGGTGCAGACGAAAGACAATGCTTTACAAAATATCTGACGCTGGGAGGAATGCCCTATTTGAGCAACCTTCGCTACGACGATGCCGCCAGTCGTCAGTATTTGCGGGACTTGTTCAACTCCGTAGAGCTGAAAGATATTATCAAGCGAAACAATATCCGTGATGTGGATATGCTGGAGAGAATTATTGCTTATATAACTTCCAACATCGGCACTACCTTTTCTTCCACAGCCATTTCCAAGTATCTGAAAAGTGAAGGGCGCTCCGTTTCACCAGAAACGGTACTGAACTACATCAAAGCCTGCACGGACGCATTCCTGTTTTATCAGGTGAAGCGCCAAGACCTCCAGGGAAAGAAAATCCTGACCGTCAACGAGAAATACTATGTTGCAGATCATGGTGTCCGGGAAGCCGTGTACGGTGGCAACATGAAGGACATTAACCTTGTCCTTGAAAATGTTGTCTACATGGAGCTGCTGCGCCGTGGTTATTCTGTGACTGTTGGGAAAGTCTCTGACAAGGAGATTGACTTCGTATGTGAAGATCATGGGAAAAAGCTGTATGTTCAGGTTTCCTATCTACTTGCCTCGGAGGAAACCATCCAGCGTGAGTTTGGGGCGTTTGCCGGTGTTCGTGACAATTTCCCGAAATACGTTGTAACGATGGACGAACTGGATATGAGCCGAGATGGAATCAAACACCGCAATATTCGTGACTTCCTGCTGGCAGAGGAATGGAACTGA
- a CDS encoding metalloregulator ArsR/SmtB family transcription factor has translation MNEKELTSSFKALSCETRRKIIYLLKSKCLCAGDIAKHFELTGATISHHLKVLAEGNLITSKKVGLEIYYSLNIEKYNVLSRWFQFLNDIENFKEKGIK, from the coding sequence ATGAATGAGAAAGAACTAACTTCTAGTTTTAAGGCTCTCTCTTGCGAAACTAGAAGAAAAATTATTTACCTTTTAAAAAGTAAATGCTTATGTGCCGGAGATATAGCCAAACATTTTGAACTCACTGGAGCTACTATTTCACATCACTTAAAAGTATTAGCAGAGGGAAATTTGATAACATCTAAAAAAGTGGGTTTAGAGATATACTATTCTCTCAACATTGAAAAATATAATGTATTGAGTAGGTGGTTTCAATTTCTGAATGATATAGAAAATTTCAAAGAGAAAGGGATAAAATGA
- a CDS encoding ATP-binding cassette domain-containing protein, producing MIEINNLSKSYGINKIFENESITLTNSCIYALVGVNGIGKSTFLNSIIQPSTLDKGSVKIDDIPSTDFTAKYHYAFVPDTKDMFLNLTGKEYLQFVSELYNQKEKFDELLAIYIPKLKLENSLEQTISSYSLGMKQKIYLAGAFMSNAQNIILDEPFNAIDPESTSIIKKILFDLKDTGKMILFSVHNLDLVSNFCDKIIFIDNRHSIFECNNPQNFDVLEKIFFDKCVIKK from the coding sequence ATGATAGAAATAAATAATTTAAGTAAGTCTTATGGTATAAATAAAATTTTTGAAAATGAGAGCATTACATTAACTAATTCCTGTATATATGCTTTAGTAGGGGTAAATGGTATTGGAAAATCGACTTTTTTAAATTCGATTATCCAACCTAGCACATTGGATAAAGGAAGTGTAAAAATAGATGATATTCCTTCTACCGATTTTACAGCAAAATATCACTATGCTTTTGTTCCAGATACAAAGGATATGTTTTTAAATTTGACTGGAAAAGAATATTTACAATTTGTTAGTGAACTTTATAATCAAAAAGAAAAGTTTGATGAACTGCTTGCTATCTATATACCAAAATTGAAGTTGGAAAATTCATTAGAACAAACTATTTCCAGTTATTCTCTTGGAATGAAACAAAAAATATATCTTGCAGGAGCTTTCATGTCAAATGCTCAAAACATTATTTTGGACGAACCGTTTAATGCGATTGACCCAGAAAGTACTTCCATTATCAAAAAAATATTATTTGATTTAAAAGATACTGGAAAAATGATTTTATTTTCTGTTCATAATTTAGATTTAGTATCAAATTTCTGTGATAAAATTATTTTTATAGATAACAGACATAGCATTTTTGAGTGTAACAACCCACAAAACTTTGATGTATTAGAAAAAATATTTTTTGACAAATGTGTAATAAAAAAATAA
- a CDS encoding SdpI family protein, with translation MKKSIFILDICIFGLSITALLIAFFKNLSNVNFLIGAGLISLMGVAQTRMAVITNLSKDNPKVKTMRRMNRLTVILAVALYFVPLIDNDFIVNIPTSFIFVVTIMLFTGNVSTKLPLNKYMGLRLPWTTTDEKTWKIANRLLGYITFPLVFIMLILYFITEQSEWVLFIGLVIWVGIPTIYSFIKQKKTN, from the coding sequence ATGAAGAAATCAATTTTTATTTTAGATATATGTATATTTGGGTTATCTATCACAGCACTTCTGATCGCCTTTTTCAAAAATTTAAGCAATGTTAATTTCCTTATAGGAGCAGGTTTGATTAGTTTAATGGGTGTTGCGCAAACGAGAATGGCAGTTATTACAAATTTATCTAAAGATAATCCAAAAGTGAAAACAATGCGTCGTATGAATAGATTGACGGTAATATTGGCAGTTGCATTATATTTTGTTCCGCTAATAGATAATGATTTCATCGTCAACATTCCAACATCATTTATTTTTGTGGTTACCATTATGCTTTTTACTGGAAATGTTTCAACAAAACTTCCTTTAAATAAGTATATGGGATTACGATTACCTTGGACAACGACAGATGAAAAGACATGGAAAATTGCGAATAGATTATTAGGATATATTACATTTCCATTAGTTTTCATTATGTTGATTTTATATTTTATAACAGAGCAATCAGAGTGGGTTTTGTTCATTGGGCTTGTTATTTGGGTTGGAATTCCTACAATTTATTCTTTTATCAAACAAAAAAAAACAAATTAG
- a CDS encoding autorepressor SdpR family transcription factor, with amino-acid sequence MSVGSVFKAISDPTRREILKLLNEKDLSAGEIAEHFDISKPALTKHLNILREAELVSSEKQGNFVIYSINVTVLQQALSGFMSIFGKKE; translated from the coding sequence GTGAGTGTGGGAAGTGTTTTTAAAGCTATTAGTGACCCAACTAGACGAGAAATTTTGAAACTATTGAATGAGAAAGATTTAAGTGCTGGAGAAATAGCGGAACATTTTGACATATCGAAACCTGCTTTAACAAAACATCTGAATATCTTACGAGAAGCAGAGTTAGTTAGTTCAGAAAAGCAAGGAAACTTTGTCATTTATTCAATCAATGTAACAGTACTTCAACAAGCATTGTCTGGATTTATGTCTATTTTTGGAAAAAAGGAGTGA
- a CDS encoding nitroreductase family protein produces the protein MEFSDVIKNRYSCKKFSSEQIGKDKLDAILEAGRVAPTAKNLQEQHIYVVQSESGLETIDKLTPCRYNAPTVLIVAFNKNNVFTYPGDKRNSGIEDATIVATHLMLAAYNEGVDSCWINFFNPDELAKAFNLPEDEEILMLLDIGVADKTTTPLPNHNSRKALTETVSFI, from the coding sequence ATGGAATTTTCAGATGTAATTAAAAACAGATATTCATGTAAAAAATTTAGCAGCGAACAAATAGGAAAAGATAAATTAGATGCTATCTTGGAAGCCGGAAGAGTAGCGCCTACAGCAAAGAATCTTCAGGAACAGCATATATATGTTGTACAATCTGAAAGTGGATTAGAGACTATTGATAAATTAACGCCTTGCCGATATAACGCACCTACAGTCCTAATTGTTGCTTTTAATAAAAATAATGTGTTCACTTACCCGGGAGATAAAAGAAACTCTGGAATAGAAGACGCAACTATCGTTGCAACCCATCTTATGTTAGCTGCATACAATGAAGGTGTTGACAGCTGCTGGATTAACTTCTTTAATCCTGATGAACTGGCAAAAGCTTTTAATTTACCAGAAGATGAGGAAATATTAATGCTTCTTGATATTGGTGTTGCTGACAAAACAACTACGCCTCTCCCTAATCATAACAGCAGAAAAGCATTAACAGAGACAGTATCGTTTATTTAA